One genomic segment of Hordeum vulgare subsp. vulgare chromosome 2H, MorexV3_pseudomolecules_assembly, whole genome shotgun sequence includes these proteins:
- the LOC123431207 gene encoding uncharacterized protein LOC123431207 isoform X2, with protein MLPSSSTRPAAAAAVTEQRQLRQMRAQCLVFLAFKNQMEPRKRHLEIALGEDEIDGAGCHGETAREPLSSSAAPLPLPHLLPISSLRLSPPVTEQEPPQRRT; from the exons ATGCTTCCTTCGTCGTCGACCCGCCCTGCTGCTGCCGCAGCCGTCACGGAGCAGCGGCAGCTGAGGCAGATGAGGGCGCAGTGCCTCGTCTTCCTCGCCTTCAA GAACCAGATGGAGCCCAGGAAGCGGCACCTCGAGATCGCGCTCGGTGAGGATGAGATCGACGGAGCCGGCTGCCACGGCGAGACGGCGAGGGAGCCTTTGTCGTCCTCTGCCGCACCGTTGCCGCTGCCACACCTCCTGCCCATCTCCTCGCTGCGGCTGTCCCCGCCTGTGACGGAGCAGGAGCCACCGCAACGACGAACCTGA
- the LOC123431207 gene encoding uncharacterized protein LOC123431207 isoform X1: MLPSSSTRPAAAAAVTEQRQLRQMRAQCLVFLAFKYVMLVSKHLNLCKEWPGLIQLFLSSRHVFVCATPYRNQMEPRKRHLEIALGEDEIDGAGCHGETAREPLSSSAAPLPLPHLLPISSLRLSPPVTEQEPPQRRT; encoded by the coding sequence ATGCTTCCTTCGTCGTCGACCCGCCCTGCTGCTGCCGCAGCCGTCACGGAGCAGCGGCAGCTGAGGCAGATGAGGGCGCAGTGCCTCGTCTTCCTCGCCTTCAAGTATGTTATGTTGGTTAGCAAGCATCTCAATCTCTGCAAGGAATGGCCCGGCTTAATTCAGTTGTTTCTTTCATCTCGCCATGTGTTTGTATGTGCTACTCCATATAGGAACCAGATGGAGCCCAGGAAGCGGCACCTCGAGATCGCGCTCGGTGAGGATGAGATCGACGGAGCCGGCTGCCACGGCGAGACGGCGAGGGAGCCTTTGTCGTCCTCTGCCGCACCGTTGCCGCTGCCACACCTCCTGCCCATCTCCTCGCTGCGGCTGTCCCCGCCTGTGACGGAGCAGGAGCCACCGCAACGACGAACCTGA